Proteins encoded within one genomic window of bacterium:
- a CDS encoding prolyl oligopeptidase family serine peptidase, with amino-acid sequence MRTFSLACLFVLALAPLAAAQSVHDDDLAAKLDRVLETLDGFGHRLDMLEKRIDDGLWFDRVGDVAAIDKVRLWGPPRWKEESPTAIGAGQPLKFWAYVFIPRDLDRTRKAPLLVFPHDGVHGDFTTYYCHIVRELLAQGYVIVAPEYRGSTGYGRGVYENIDYGGLETEDAHACRAYVLENYPFVDDGRVGLIGWSHGGLIGLMTVFDHPGDYACCYAGVPVSDLIARLGYLGEDYAALYSADYHIGQTVEENIAEYRRRSPAWNAHRLKTPLLVHTNRGDEDVNVLEVEHLIKALKAEGKDFAHEIYDVPGGHSFDRLDTRQAQEIRLKIYRFLATHLEPAHPFADVKALHAAGYR; translated from the coding sequence ATGCGCACCTTCTCGCTCGCCTGCCTGTTCGTCCTGGCGCTGGCCCCGCTCGCCGCCGCACAATCCGTCCACGACGACGACCTCGCCGCCAAGCTCGACCGGGTCCTTGAGACCCTGGACGGCTTCGGCCATCGCCTGGACATGCTCGAGAAGCGCATCGACGACGGCCTGTGGTTCGACCGCGTGGGCGACGTCGCGGCCATCGACAAGGTGCGGCTGTGGGGACCGCCCCGCTGGAAGGAGGAGTCGCCGACGGCCATCGGCGCCGGCCAGCCGCTCAAATTCTGGGCCTACGTGTTCATCCCGCGCGATCTCGACCGCACCAGGAAGGCGCCGCTGCTGGTGTTCCCCCACGACGGCGTGCACGGCGATTTCACCACCTACTACTGCCACATCGTGCGGGAGCTGCTGGCCCAGGGTTACGTGATCGTGGCGCCGGAGTACCGCGGCAGCACGGGCTACGGCCGCGGCGTCTACGAGAACATCGACTACGGCGGGCTGGAGACCGAGGACGCCCACGCCTGCCGCGCCTACGTGCTGGAGAACTACCCCTTCGTGGACGACGGCCGCGTGGGCCTGATCGGCTGGAGCCACGGCGGGCTGATCGGGCTGATGACCGTCTTCGACCACCCCGGCGACTACGCCTGCTGCTACGCCGGCGTGCCCGTCAGCGACCTGATCGCGCGCCTGGGCTACCTGGGCGAGGACTACGCCGCCCTCTACTCGGCCGACTACCACATCGGCCAGACCGTGGAGGAGAACATCGCGGAATACCGCCGGCGCTCACCGGCCTGGAACGCCCACCGGCTGAAGACCCCGCTGCTGGTGCACACCAACCGCGGCGACGAGGACGTGAACGTACTCGAGGTCGAGCACCTGATCAAGGCGCTGAAGGCCGAGGGCAAGGACTTCGCGCACGAGATCTACGATGTGCCCGGCGGTCACAGCTTCGACCGGCTCGACACGCGCCAGGCCCAGGAGATCCGTCTGAAGATCTACAGGTTCCTGGCCACGCATCTCGAGCCGGCGCACCCCTTCGCCGACGTGAAGGCGCTGCACGCGGCGGGGTACAGATAG
- a CDS encoding spondin domain-containing protein — MFTKTSIRSPWPVLLLLAAVAGCSDDGAGPSTSTADFTVTVANVSDARDCLTSGAFDTPVGADTPGPIGPGQAYEFRVGAAPGDRLSFATMFVHSNDLFYAPGGGGIALYGAKSAPLDGDVTDQVRLWDAGTEANQEPGLGMDQAPRQSGANAGAADPDDTVRMVDDGYAYPAVSDVIQVVVTPEGGGEFTVRIENVSDSATLSPSSGPSLAVPLAPGVYAVHAGTAPLFTEDMTDRGEGLEHVAEDGNPAGLAAALAPRTGVVTPLAPGAYAVHAAGRFMYADGQPNGGHGLEALAEDADPGALVGYLQTLDDVSSAGVFTVPDGAAAAGPIFPGDACTFAFTAGEGDRLSFGSMFGQSNDLFYGFGDGSLALFDAQGDPVEGNVTAMVNLWDAGTEMNQWPGAGPDQAPRQAAANSGTADPDTDVRMVDDGYVYPAAAGVIRVTIAAE; from the coding sequence GCGGGCTGCTCCGACGACGGGGCGGGGCCGTCGACCTCGACCGCCGATTTCACCGTAACCGTCGCCAATGTCAGCGACGCCAGGGATTGCCTGACCAGCGGCGCGTTCGACACGCCGGTCGGCGCCGACACGCCCGGCCCCATCGGTCCGGGACAAGCCTACGAATTCCGTGTCGGCGCGGCGCCCGGCGACCGTCTCTCCTTCGCCACCATGTTCGTCCATTCCAACGACCTGTTCTACGCGCCCGGCGGCGGCGGTATCGCCCTCTACGGCGCCAAGTCCGCCCCGCTCGACGGCGACGTCACCGATCAGGTCCGCCTGTGGGACGCCGGCACCGAGGCGAATCAGGAGCCCGGGCTCGGCATGGACCAGGCGCCGCGGCAATCCGGCGCGAACGCCGGCGCCGCCGATCCCGACGACACCGTGCGGATGGTGGACGACGGCTATGCCTACCCCGCCGTATCCGACGTGATCCAGGTGGTCGTCACCCCCGAAGGCGGCGGCGAGTTCACCGTGCGCATCGAGAACGTCTCCGATTCCGCGACCCTTTCGCCCTCGTCTGGCCCGTCGCTGGCGGTGCCCCTCGCGCCCGGCGTCTACGCGGTGCACGCGGGAACCGCCCCCCTCTTCACCGAGGACATGACCGACCGCGGCGAGGGTCTCGAGCATGTCGCCGAGGACGGCAATCCGGCCGGCCTGGCCGCGGCCCTGGCCCCGCGCACAGGCGTGGTGACGCCCCTGGCGCCGGGCGCCTATGCGGTGCACGCAGCCGGCAGGTTCATGTATGCCGACGGCCAGCCCAACGGCGGCCACGGTCTCGAGGCCCTGGCCGAGGACGCCGACCCCGGCGCGCTGGTCGGCTACCTGCAGACCCTGGACGACGTGTCGTCCGCCGGCGTCTTCACCGTCCCCGACGGTGCCGCGGCCGCGGGACCCATCTTCCCGGGCGACGCCTGCACCTTCGCGTTCACGGCCGGCGAGGGCGACCGTCTCTCCTTCGGCTCGATGTTCGGTCAGTCCAACGACCTGTTCTACGGCTTCGGCGACGGCAGCCTGGCGCTGTTCGATGCCCAGGGCGATCCGGTCGAGGGCAACGTGACCGCCATGGTCAACCTGTGGGATGCGGGCACGGAGATGAACCAGTGGCCCGGCGCCGGCCCGGACCAGGCGCCGCGACAGGCTGCGGCCAACAGCGGCACCGCCGACCCGGACACGGATGTGCGCATGGTGGACGACGGGTACGTCTATCCGGCCGCGGCCGGGGTGATCCGCGTCACGATCGCCGCCGAATGA